One segment of Nomia melanderi isolate GNS246 chromosome 10, iyNomMela1, whole genome shotgun sequence DNA contains the following:
- the LOC116433885 gene encoding carbohydrate sulfotransferase 11 yields MLRNQRRVSQILKCMIACGLIVLILKFTVLRVVEEQAMPKFEELSKLMMKAETDNFKRRLMVMDVCRKYNLGTYEETDRPASFKHPPAPQYSVFYITRSHNLSYCPIYKAGSTTWIYNLCLLMDVPEEQLNNGREQISVVARRAIPELEYPEADEALKVTRKLLVVRHPFERLLSAYRDKLENSVAGREHGTLHFYRKYGGKIVQKYREKNFVRPREDQVVRQNGGPPPAGIEPTFKEFVQYLIDTDLASYGDDHWMPYYLFCTPCFVDYDIIAKVETLWRDQIYAIHKLGLQGVIKPRWRHNGGHLNASRTYFSQISRDMAEKLYEKFRLDFELFDYSPDIYYRYATAE; encoded by the exons ATGCTTCGAAACCAAAGAAGAGTCTCGCAGATCCTAAAATGCATGATTGCCTGCGGACTGATCGTTCTGATCCTAAAATTCACCGTTCTCCGCGTCGTTGAAGAGCAGGCGATGCCCAAATTCGAAGAACTTAGCAAACTGATG ATGAAGGCCGAGACCGACAATTTTAAGCGGAGGTTGATGGTAATGGACGTCTGTCGAAAGTACAACCTAGGGACCTACGAGGAGACCGATAGACCTGCGAGTTTCAAGCATCCACCTGCACCGCAGTATTCGGTCTTTTATATAACCAG ATCGCATAATCTATCATACTGTCCGATTTACAAAGCCGGCAGCACGACGTGGATTTACAATTTGTGCCTTCTGATGGACGTGCCGGAGGAGCAGCTGAACAACGGGAGGGAGCAGATATCGGTGGTCGCGAGAAGAGCGATACCGGAACTGGAGTATCCGGAGGCGGATGAG GCTCTGAAGGTAACGCGGAAACTGCTGGTGGTAAGGCACCCATTTGAGAGATTGCTGAGCGCGTATCGCGATAAGCTGGAGAACTCCGTGGCTGGAAGGGAGCACGGGACACTTCACTTTTATCGGAAATACGGCGGCAAGATTGTTCAAAAGTATCGCG AGAAGAATTTCGTGAGGCCGAGAGAGGACCAAGTggtccgacaaaatggcggcccGCCGCCGGCTGGGATCGAGCCAACTTTCAAGGAGTTCGTGCAGTACTTGATCGATACCGATCTAGCCAGCTACGGAGATGACCACTGGATGCCTTATTATTTATTCTGCACTCCGTGCTTCGTGGACTACGATATAATTGCCAAG GTGGAAACGTTATGGCGGGACCAGATTTACGCGATCCATAAACTAGGCTTGCAAGGAGTGATTAAGCCGAGATGGCGTCACAACGGTGGCCATCTAAATGCGTCCAGGACATACTTCAGTCAGATCAGCAGGGATATGGCGGAGAAACTGTACGAAAAGTTCCGACTGGACTTCGAGTTGTTCGACTATTCCCCGGATATTTATTACCGATACGCCACTGCCGAGTGA
- the TBC1D23 gene encoding TBC1 domain family member 23 isoform X2: protein MVLELEAALLDTEAPSASDIYAICKGQAVPTNLRPDVWQACLDVIDRGNQLSHFNEVFDLPEQNIIRDDCEQLVAKLGNDDEDKVSVVSDLESILTFYCKSKVKQYKRGNGWLELLGPLIALKLPRSATYNLFEAIIDIYIPRGETYSSVLRLLLLYHEPELCSFLDTKRVSPDQYTKGWVTTLFAGVCSLPAVCTMWDLYFMQADPFFMLFLSLIMVINAREQILSMKDNDKQSIIDAIAAMPCALEAEDVTDFCSLAQYYAMKTPASFKQDLYPIMFGEGFDEKYISHALCLPVSAQELVENSIESPSVPNTSVESVRFFLVDCRPAEQYNAGHLPTAFHLDCNLMLQEPAAFATAVQGLLQAQRQALAVGSQAGGEHLCFLGSGRQEEDRYTHMVVASFLQKHTQYVSMVTSGYQAIHEYFGDEVVSSLVDHNSQHCLVCNTNLSETNSNETSPAKVKNNNSDFFGKIKKVKGKLFDYIVNPSASVHNNMENRNGKDPEYTKRQKKTAPVFSIDDDQESDMVMTNHESEEPVEVVSIQQWMKDPKLLHSFKCQEVKVNRDLCDSILLVTDTHLIVLREIPERKGAAHVIVKRPLTSIVKITSRKRNSDLITFKYGTTQYNDTVISDMDKFLIPYATEATKLITEQILKQLETNN from the exons AT ggTTTTGGAACTAGAAGCAGCTTTGCTTGATACGGAGGCACCATCAGCATCTGATATATATGCGATTTGTAAGGGACAGGCAGTACCTACAAATTTAAGGCCAGACGTGTGGCAAGCTTGCTTAGATGTTATTGATCGTGGCAATCAATTGAGTCACTTTAATGAAGTCTTCGATTTACctgaacaaaatattattcgagACGATTGCGAACAATTGGTTG CAAAGTTGGGAAACGACGATGAGGATAAAGTATCTGTTGTTTCTGATTTAGAgtctattttaacattttattgtaaaagtaaagtgaaacaatataaaagaggAAATGGATGGCTAGAGTTGTTAGGCCCTTTAATAGCTTTAAAACTTCCTCGCAGTGcaacatataatttatttgagGCTATAATAGACATTTATATTCCTAG agGTGAAACCTATAGTTCTGTATTAagattattattactttatcaCGAACCAGAATTATGTTCTTTCTTAGACACGAAAAGAGTCTCACCAGATCAATATACGAAAGGATGGGTAACTACTCTTTTCGCTGGTGTCTGTTCACTACCAGCTGTTTGTACAATGTGGGATTTATATTTCATGCAGGCTGATCCATTTTTCATGTTATTTCTTTCGCTCATTATGGTCATAAACGCTAG GGAGCAAATTTTAAGTATGAAAGACAACGATAAGCAAAGCATAATAGATGCAATAGCTGCTATGCCTTGTGCTCTAGAAGCGGAGGATGTAACAGATTTTTGCTCTTTGGCACAATATTACGCGATGAAAACGCCAGCCTCTTTTAAACAGGATTTATATCCTATTATGTTTGGTGAAGGTTTTGATGAGAAATATATATCGCACGCGCTATGCTTGCCTGTATCAGCTCAAGAATTAGttgaaaattctattgaaagTCCGTCCGTACCTAACACCTCTGTTGAATCAGTTAGATTTTTTTTAGTCGACTGCAGACCTGCCGAGCAATACAATGCAGGACACTTGCCGACTGCGTTTCACTTAGATTGTAATTTG ATGTTACAAGAACCAGCTGCATTCGCCACAGCAGTGCAAGGATTGTTGCAGGCACAACGACAAGCACTAGCTGTTGGATCGCAAGCAGGTGGTGAACACCTTTGTTTCTTAGGAAGTGGCAGGCAAGAAGAAGATCGTTACACTCACATGGTAGTCGCATCTTTTTTGCAGAAGCACACTCAGTATGTTAGCATGGTTACATCAGGATATCAAG CCATACACGAATACTTTGGTGATGAAGTTGTTTCTAGTCTCGTCGATCACAATTCGCAGCACTGTTTAGTTTGCAACACCAATTTATCCGAAACGAATTCTAACGAAACAAGTCCTGCCAAAGTCAAGAATAACAATTCTGACTTCTTCGGGAAGATAAAGAAAGTGAAAGGGAAGTTGTTCGATTATATTGTTAATCCATCAGCAAGTGTTCATAATAACATGGAAAATAGGAATGGTAAAGACCCAGAGTATACTAAGCGGCAAAAAAAGACGGCTCCTGTATTCAGCATAGACGATGACCAGGAATCAG atATGGTAATGACAAACCATGAAAGCGAAGAACCTGTCGAAGTGGTGTCCATTCAACAATGGATGAAAGATCCAAAATTATTACATTCCTTTAAATGCCAAGAAGTGAAAGTGAATAGAGATCTCTGTGATAG TATACTTTTGGTTACTGACACTCATCTTATTGTACTCCGGGAAATACCAGAACGAAAAGGCGCAGCGCATGTAATTGTCAAGCGTCCGTTGACAAGTATTGTTAAGATAACGTCTAGAAAGCGAAACTCGGATTTGATCACGTTTAAGTACGGTACAACGCAGTACAATGATACGGTCATTTCGGACATGGATAAATTTCTTATTCCTTATGCGACCGAGGCTACTAAATTGATCACGGAACAGATCCTGAAACAATTGGAAACAAACAATTAA
- the senju gene encoding LOW QUALITY PROTEIN: UDP-galactose transporter senju (The sequence of the model RefSeq protein was modified relative to this genomic sequence to represent the inferred CDS: deleted 2 bases in 1 codon): MGTINWGELFPGRWSLVIFISYMALFVNQGIIVTWSQKNGQYEYSIVMVVLMTEMLKLIASIILYCKDNSIKSLCQEITGNKGVLLLYMIPAFLYCLYNNLAFINLAAFDPTTYYLLLQFRVVMTGIIFQVVFNKKLSIKQWFSLIILTIGCMVKHVDLDFGVDIFSAKINLTSSVILVFLQVYLIFRHIYGNIYTGVFSKIQSTFEYFQMICSCLAGVYNEYLLKEQGANINIFVQNVFMYIDSIFCNVTVFVGLYVSGSNSSDMFSNVHPSILLQPKVIMIMLNNTAVGIITSFFLKSLNSILKTFASALELVFTAVLCWLIFSIPIQMNTVISIGMVSYAVILYSQNPVQNVRTKDSLLKANSPV; the protein is encoded by the exons ATGGGAACTATAAATTGGGGAGAACTGTTTCCAGGAAGATGGAGCCTTGTtatctttatttcttatatGGCCCTTTTTGTGAATCAAG GTATTATTGTAACTTGGTCACAGAAAAATGGGCAGTATGAATACAGTATTGTTATGGTAGTATTAATGACAGAAATGCTGAAATTGATTGCTTCAATAATATTGTATTGCAAAGA cAATAGCATCAAAAGTCTTTGCCAAGAAATCACAGGCAATAAAGGAG TGCTACTACTATACATGATACCTGCATTTTTATATTGCCTATACAATAATCTAGCATTTATCAATTTGGCTGCATTTGACCCAACAACTTATTATCTACTATTACAATTTCGTGTTGTCATGACAGGAATTATTTTCCAG gtcgtttttaataaaaaactatcGATAAAACAATggttttcattaataatattaaccatTGGGTGCATGGTGAAACATGTAGACTTGGATTTTGGTGTTGATATATTCAGTgccaaaattaatttaactagtAGTGTAATTCTTGTATTTCTACaggtatatttaattttccgtcatatatatggtaatatataTACAGGTGTGTTCAGTAAAATTCAATct acatttgaatattttcagatgATTTGCTCCTGCTTAGCTGGGGTGTACAATGAATACCTTCTTAAAGAACAAGgggcaaatattaatatttttgtacaaaatgtaTTTATGTACATTGATAGTATCTTTTGTAATGTCACAGTATTTGTAGGACTATATGTATCAGGAAGTAATTCCTCGGACATGTTTAGTAATGTTCATCCTAGTATATTATTGCAACCAAAAGTAATTATGATCATGCTCAACAATACAGCAGTTGGAATAATTACAAGTTTCTTTCTGAAAAGCTTAAACTCTATATTGAAAACATTCGCCAGTGCACTGGAGCTGGTGTTCACTGCAGTTTTATGTTGGTTAATCTTCAGTATTCCTATTCAAATGAATACAGTGATTTCTATTGGTATGGTGAGTTATGCAGTTATATTGTATTCACAAAATCCAGTGCAAAACGTTAGGACCAAAGACAGTCTGTTAAAGGCTAATAGCCCAGTTTAA
- the TBC1D23 gene encoding TBC1 domain family member 23 isoform X1, which produces MALQEDENTWVLELEAALLDTEAPSASDIYAICKGQAVPTNLRPDVWQACLDVIDRGNQLSHFNEVFDLPEQNIIRDDCEQLVAKLGNDDEDKVSVVSDLESILTFYCKSKVKQYKRGNGWLELLGPLIALKLPRSATYNLFEAIIDIYIPRGETYSSVLRLLLLYHEPELCSFLDTKRVSPDQYTKGWVTTLFAGVCSLPAVCTMWDLYFMQADPFFMLFLSLIMVINAREQILSMKDNDKQSIIDAIAAMPCALEAEDVTDFCSLAQYYAMKTPASFKQDLYPIMFGEGFDEKYISHALCLPVSAQELVENSIESPSVPNTSVESVRFFLVDCRPAEQYNAGHLPTAFHLDCNLMLQEPAAFATAVQGLLQAQRQALAVGSQAGGEHLCFLGSGRQEEDRYTHMVVASFLQKHTQYVSMVTSGYQAIHEYFGDEVVSSLVDHNSQHCLVCNTNLSETNSNETSPAKVKNNNSDFFGKIKKVKGKLFDYIVNPSASVHNNMENRNGKDPEYTKRQKKTAPVFSIDDDQESDMVMTNHESEEPVEVVSIQQWMKDPKLLHSFKCQEVKVNRDLCDSILLVTDTHLIVLREIPERKGAAHVIVKRPLTSIVKITSRKRNSDLITFKYGTTQYNDTVISDMDKFLIPYATEATKLITEQILKQLETNN; this is translated from the exons ggTTTTGGAACTAGAAGCAGCTTTGCTTGATACGGAGGCACCATCAGCATCTGATATATATGCGATTTGTAAGGGACAGGCAGTACCTACAAATTTAAGGCCAGACGTGTGGCAAGCTTGCTTAGATGTTATTGATCGTGGCAATCAATTGAGTCACTTTAATGAAGTCTTCGATTTACctgaacaaaatattattcgagACGATTGCGAACAATTGGTTG CAAAGTTGGGAAACGACGATGAGGATAAAGTATCTGTTGTTTCTGATTTAGAgtctattttaacattttattgtaaaagtaaagtgaaacaatataaaagaggAAATGGATGGCTAGAGTTGTTAGGCCCTTTAATAGCTTTAAAACTTCCTCGCAGTGcaacatataatttatttgagGCTATAATAGACATTTATATTCCTAG agGTGAAACCTATAGTTCTGTATTAagattattattactttatcaCGAACCAGAATTATGTTCTTTCTTAGACACGAAAAGAGTCTCACCAGATCAATATACGAAAGGATGGGTAACTACTCTTTTCGCTGGTGTCTGTTCACTACCAGCTGTTTGTACAATGTGGGATTTATATTTCATGCAGGCTGATCCATTTTTCATGTTATTTCTTTCGCTCATTATGGTCATAAACGCTAG GGAGCAAATTTTAAGTATGAAAGACAACGATAAGCAAAGCATAATAGATGCAATAGCTGCTATGCCTTGTGCTCTAGAAGCGGAGGATGTAACAGATTTTTGCTCTTTGGCACAATATTACGCGATGAAAACGCCAGCCTCTTTTAAACAGGATTTATATCCTATTATGTTTGGTGAAGGTTTTGATGAGAAATATATATCGCACGCGCTATGCTTGCCTGTATCAGCTCAAGAATTAGttgaaaattctattgaaagTCCGTCCGTACCTAACACCTCTGTTGAATCAGTTAGATTTTTTTTAGTCGACTGCAGACCTGCCGAGCAATACAATGCAGGACACTTGCCGACTGCGTTTCACTTAGATTGTAATTTG ATGTTACAAGAACCAGCTGCATTCGCCACAGCAGTGCAAGGATTGTTGCAGGCACAACGACAAGCACTAGCTGTTGGATCGCAAGCAGGTGGTGAACACCTTTGTTTCTTAGGAAGTGGCAGGCAAGAAGAAGATCGTTACACTCACATGGTAGTCGCATCTTTTTTGCAGAAGCACACTCAGTATGTTAGCATGGTTACATCAGGATATCAAG CCATACACGAATACTTTGGTGATGAAGTTGTTTCTAGTCTCGTCGATCACAATTCGCAGCACTGTTTAGTTTGCAACACCAATTTATCCGAAACGAATTCTAACGAAACAAGTCCTGCCAAAGTCAAGAATAACAATTCTGACTTCTTCGGGAAGATAAAGAAAGTGAAAGGGAAGTTGTTCGATTATATTGTTAATCCATCAGCAAGTGTTCATAATAACATGGAAAATAGGAATGGTAAAGACCCAGAGTATACTAAGCGGCAAAAAAAGACGGCTCCTGTATTCAGCATAGACGATGACCAGGAATCAG atATGGTAATGACAAACCATGAAAGCGAAGAACCTGTCGAAGTGGTGTCCATTCAACAATGGATGAAAGATCCAAAATTATTACATTCCTTTAAATGCCAAGAAGTGAAAGTGAATAGAGATCTCTGTGATAG TATACTTTTGGTTACTGACACTCATCTTATTGTACTCCGGGAAATACCAGAACGAAAAGGCGCAGCGCATGTAATTGTCAAGCGTCCGTTGACAAGTATTGTTAAGATAACGTCTAGAAAGCGAAACTCGGATTTGATCACGTTTAAGTACGGTACAACGCAGTACAATGATACGGTCATTTCGGACATGGATAAATTTCTTATTCCTTATGCGACCGAGGCTACTAAATTGATCACGGAACAGATCCTGAAACAATTGGAAACAAACAATTAA